Proteins encoded within one genomic window of Ferrimicrobium sp.:
- a CDS encoding RpiB/LacA/LacB family sugar-phosphate isomerase, which yields MTTALNAVVIAIGSDHAGYGLRRRVSDDLADQGAVVLDFGTGSHDPVDYPLFCEPVAQAVARGAADVGVVIDESGHGGLIVANKVPGVRAILCVDEASARIGRARLDANVAVLGALLVDDDEGLSIINAFLRASFDGGAYARHVAQIAQVEKGVSFIPHVVA from the coding sequence TCGTCATCGCCATCGGCAGTGATCACGCGGGTTACGGACTCAGGAGGCGAGTCAGTGACGATCTGGCGGATCAAGGTGCCGTGGTGCTGGATTTTGGGACCGGCTCTCACGATCCAGTCGACTACCCGTTGTTTTGTGAGCCTGTCGCCCAAGCTGTTGCCAGAGGGGCAGCGGACGTAGGGGTGGTGATCGATGAATCGGGACATGGTGGGCTGATTGTGGCCAACAAGGTGCCGGGGGTGCGTGCCATACTGTGTGTTGATGAGGCCTCGGCTAGGATCGGGCGTGCTCGCCTTGATGCCAATGTGGCGGTGCTTGGAGCCCTGCTCGTCGACGATGATGAGGGCCTAAGTATCATTAATGCGTTCTTGCGAGCGAGCTTTGACGGCGGAGCCTACGCCCGGCACGTTGCGCAGATCGCTCAGGTGGAGAAGGGAGTATCGTTCATTCCTCATGTCGTTGCCTAG